One Nitrospirota bacterium genomic window carries:
- the gspD gene encoding type II secretion system secretin GspD, translated as MTKRLFIKLVPVVFILTFTLQAWAEEERITFNFVGADLPAIAKFVSDLTGKNIIFDDQFKGKITIIAPAPIYKSEAFKLFTSVLELKGFTVISAGSNTYKIITTAEAKQKGVDLTSDKILNENYIARLIQLEHISSDDAVKLLKPIMTKDGFVSEFSPRNMILVMDSGSNLEKILKIIKTIDRPSQEDVPDIIYLKNANAENLAKTINDGLKRGQTRPAVAKKGEFEEAYVVADHRLNAIVVFGAKSDRTPIKKLIGLLDVPSPEANGGINVYFLEHANAEELSKVLDNLIKKAQQQPQDKAVQRPQTAAFNSSADISVTPDVATNSLVIMASSSDYKNIVEVIRKLDRRRKQVYVEALIIEVSTSKLADLGMNWRGLGAQGSTMLIGGVGSITTSALQNVITGLSGFSIGGLGKFVDVPYSVTNADGSVTSSTLSVPGFAALFNISDFKDVINVLSTPQILTSDNKEAEIMVGENVPFVAKRESDPTRTASVFNSIERKDVGISLKITPHITEGDVIKLEVYQEISAVLAETNADITISLGPTTSKRSTKTTIFAKDNETIVIGGLLQEREENSVHKVPVLGDIPVLGLLFKQKETTKAKINLMVFLTPHIVDTHDNAATITNTKGASVVDDYTSGKTKTTERVIVRFKDSVNKEQSLKIIDDYKARLISEFSTPNLFLIELPKGKTVSVAKSDLELMSEVKYVEKEYFMERVKEEKNNDKNE; from the coding sequence ATGACAAAAAGACTGTTTATAAAATTAGTACCCGTTGTTTTTATACTGACTTTTACTCTACAGGCATGGGCTGAGGAGGAAAGGATAACTTTCAACTTTGTCGGGGCCGATTTACCTGCTATAGCAAAGTTTGTAAGCGATTTAACCGGTAAAAATATTATTTTTGACGACCAGTTTAAGGGCAAAATCACAATAATTGCCCCGGCTCCCATTTATAAGTCAGAGGCGTTTAAACTGTTTACTTCTGTGCTGGAACTAAAAGGTTTTACAGTAATTTCTGCTGGTTCAAACACCTATAAAATCATCACAACCGCTGAGGCTAAACAAAAAGGAGTTGATCTTACTTCTGATAAAATTTTAAATGAAAACTACATTGCACGGCTTATTCAGTTAGAGCATATATCGTCTGATGATGCTGTTAAACTGCTTAAACCGATTATGACAAAAGATGGTTTTGTCTCGGAGTTTTCACCCAGGAATATGATCCTTGTTATGGATTCCGGCTCAAATCTTGAAAAAATTCTTAAAATAATCAAAACCATAGACAGACCGTCTCAAGAGGATGTGCCAGATATAATATATCTTAAAAACGCCAATGCAGAAAACCTTGCCAAGACCATCAATGATGGGTTAAAGCGCGGACAAACACGTCCTGCGGTTGCAAAAAAGGGAGAATTTGAAGAGGCATATGTTGTGGCTGACCATAGACTCAATGCAATAGTAGTGTTTGGCGCTAAGAGTGACAGAACACCGATTAAGAAGCTTATCGGGCTCCTGGATGTACCGTCTCCTGAGGCTAACGGCGGTATAAATGTGTATTTTCTTGAACATGCCAATGCCGAGGAGCTTTCAAAAGTGTTGGATAATCTCATAAAAAAAGCTCAGCAGCAGCCTCAGGATAAAGCCGTACAAAGGCCACAAACCGCTGCCTTTAACTCTTCTGCGGATATTTCCGTAACACCGGATGTTGCCACCAACTCATTGGTCATCATGGCCTCCTCCTCGGACTACAAAAACATAGTTGAGGTCATAAGAAAGCTTGACAGGAGACGCAAGCAGGTTTACGTAGAGGCACTGATTATAGAGGTATCAACGAGTAAATTAGCCGATCTTGGCATGAATTGGCGCGGACTTGGCGCTCAGGGCAGCACCATGCTCATAGGCGGTGTGGGCTCTATCACTACCTCTGCGTTGCAAAACGTCATAACAGGGTTAAGCGGCTTTAGTATAGGCGGTCTTGGTAAGTTTGTTGATGTCCCTTACTCAGTAACAAACGCAGACGGTTCTGTGACATCCTCCACGTTGTCGGTGCCGGGGTTTGCCGCTTTGTTTAACATAAGCGATTTCAAGGACGTTATCAATGTCCTTTCCACCCCCCAGATTCTGACCTCTGACAACAAAGAGGCTGAGATTATGGTTGGCGAAAATGTACCGTTTGTTGCTAAAAGAGAATCTGATCCAACCAGAACTGCCTCGGTATTTAACAGCATAGAGAGAAAAGACGTTGGTATTTCTCTTAAGATAACGCCACACATTACTGAGGGAGATGTAATCAAGCTTGAAGTCTATCAGGAAATATCAGCAGTGTTAGCCGAAACTAATGCAGATATAACAATAAGCCTGGGTCCGACCACTTCAAAGCGTTCCACAAAGACTACAATTTTTGCCAAAGACAACGAGACAATTGTGATAGGCGGCCTCTTGCAGGAGCGTGAAGAAAACAGTGTACACAAGGTGCCTGTTTTAGGTGATATTCCTGTTCTTGGCCTGTTATTTAAACAAAAAGAAACTACAAAAGCAAAGATAAATCTCATGGTCTTTCTTACTCCCCACATTGTGGATACACATGATAACGCTGCCACTATTACAAACACAAAAGGTGCAAGTGTGGTTGACGATTACACATCCGGGAAAACAAAGACCACTGAGAGGGTTATTGTCAGGTTCAAAGACTCTGTCAACAAAGAACAATCTCTTAAAATAATTGATGATTATAAAGCACGTCTTATAAGCGAATTCTCAACTCCAAATCTGTTTTTAATAGAATTGCCTAAGGGGAAAACAGTCTCAGTAGCTAAATCGGATTTAGAGCTGATGTCTGAGGTTAAGTATGTTGAAAAAGAGTATTTTATGGAACGAGTTAAAGAGGAAAAAAATAACGATAAAAATGAGTGA
- a CDS encoding nucleotidyltransferase family protein, whose translation MSAIEILKKHEQTINQKYGVRKIGIFGSFSRGEEREFSDIDILVDFNEGAKNFDNFMELKFFLEDLFGRKVDLVTVYALRPQFKESILSEITYA comes from the coding sequence ATGAGTGCTATTGAAATATTAAAAAAACATGAACAAACAATAAATCAAAAATATGGTGTCAGGAAAATCGGCATCTTTGGCTCCTTTTCCCGTGGGGAGGAAAGAGAGTTTAGTGATATAGATATTCTTGTTGATTTTAACGAAGGGGCAAAAAACTTTGACAACTTTATGGAACTCAAATTTTTCCTTGAAGACCTTTTCGGCAGAAAGGTGGATTTAGTAACGGTTTATGCGCTACGGCCACAATTTAAAGAAAGTATCTTAAGTGAAATAACTTATGCATAG